A region from the Curtobacterium sp. MCBA15_012 genome encodes:
- a CDS encoding DUF4232 domain-containing protein: MDARNDGGDAGTAPGDQAAPGDETAPGDGRPGRRRSPGTVPGRAALVAVPVAAAVLWTLSGALGVALTWHSLLPSSVTAVLPATLPFSPWVQPVGWGVAETVLAALVLAVVVRLVLPLADRSTDRTARFVVAWFAVVVAAAVAGLTVDLATIVGNLPAPRLRMVADGLGTQAATGAWWGLVQGWLPALLVRRAVAPAGSGAAESGAAESSAAESGAGARPSRAAGAGRPRRRTARLGTVLVAVVAAAAVVGSGTAGLRAARVASVQDAARAEGADPADGALPDPYAEGTPVPTAAPGSDTERDPSWCTEDQAMLLLGDPGAGLGHRSQTLRLTNSTDAPCVVEGYPDVAFADQNGHELDVTVEHGGSYLAADPGPTRFELPAGASAVTTLGWGAGGTSDALVTRTLWAASFPGDRRGSWPVDLDVVAGTTVSVTAWSLEPAQPAAS, translated from the coding sequence GTGGACGCACGCAACGACGGTGGCGACGCCGGGACAGCACCGGGTGACCAGGCAGCACCGGGGGACGAGACCGCGCCGGGGGACGGCCGCCCCGGACGTCGGCGCAGCCCAGGCACCGTCCCCGGTCGGGCGGCCCTCGTCGCCGTCCCCGTGGCGGCAGCCGTCCTGTGGACACTGAGCGGCGCCCTCGGGGTCGCACTGACCTGGCACAGCCTCCTGCCGAGCAGCGTCACCGCGGTCCTGCCGGCGACCCTGCCGTTCTCGCCGTGGGTCCAGCCGGTCGGGTGGGGCGTCGCCGAGACCGTGCTGGCGGCGCTGGTCCTGGCCGTCGTGGTCCGGCTCGTGCTGCCCCTGGCCGACCGCTCGACCGACCGGACCGCACGGTTCGTCGTCGCCTGGTTCGCGGTCGTGGTCGCCGCCGCGGTCGCGGGCCTCACCGTCGACCTCGCGACGATCGTCGGCAACCTGCCGGCACCCCGACTCCGCATGGTCGCCGACGGACTCGGCACCCAGGCCGCGACCGGGGCGTGGTGGGGCCTCGTGCAGGGGTGGCTGCCGGCGCTGCTCGTCCGGCGCGCCGTCGCACCCGCGGGGTCGGGCGCCGCCGAGTCGGGCGCCGCCGAGTCGAGCGCCGCCGAGTCGGGCGCCGGAGCACGGCCGTCCCGTGCCGCGGGTGCCGGGCGGCCGCGTCGCCGCACCGCGCGCCTCGGCACCGTCCTCGTCGCGGTCGTGGCCGCGGCTGCCGTGGTGGGCTCGGGCACGGCCGGGCTGCGGGCCGCACGGGTCGCCTCGGTGCAGGACGCCGCGCGTGCCGAGGGCGCCGACCCGGCGGACGGCGCCCTGCCCGACCCGTACGCGGAGGGCACCCCCGTCCCGACCGCAGCGCCCGGCTCCGACACCGAGCGCGACCCGTCGTGGTGCACCGAGGACCAGGCGATGCTCCTGCTCGGCGATCCGGGCGCGGGACTCGGGCACCGCAGCCAGACGCTCCGGCTGACGAACTCCACCGATGCCCCGTGCGTCGTCGAGGGCTACCCCGACGTGGCGTTCGCCGACCAGAACGGCCACGAGCTCGACGTCACCGTGGAGCACGGGGGCTCGTACCTCGCGGCCGACCCCGGGCCCACGCGGTTCGAACTGCCGGCCGGGGCGTCCGCCGTGACGACGCTCGGCTGGGGTGCCGGGGGCACCTCGGACGCGCTCGTCACCCGCACGCTGTGGGCCGCGTCGTTCCCGGGCGACCGTCGCGGGTCCTGGCCGGTCGACCTCGACGTGGTCGCGGGCACGACCGTGAGCGTGACGGCGTGGTCGCTCGAGCCGGCCCAGCCCGCGGCGTCCTGA
- a CDS encoding PP2C family protein-serine/threonine phosphatase: MHQGTSPTSAERTGSAQRTGSAERTGSAEPAGSAEPDRSAEPTAPVGPAASATPVTPEAARRAALVAALDVVEGGAEERFDRITRIAREAFGVSGSFLNLAGTDVLTIHSQQSDQFFGPTIPLHDTFCGRTLSESGPVVVPDARADERYADMPMVVDDPNVRFYAGVPLRVGDEAVKVGTLCLVDPAPRTLDPDDLALLEELGVWAERELAAGADEDRLRDVLANLQPTPISVPGYRIGGMSVPHGVVSGDLHDWRRSGDDLHVTVADVMGKGMSAGLLAATIRGALLARPGADPEHVVAALDEQVAPDLGRAGSFATMFHARLAPATGQLDFVDAGHGLVLQMRADGGERTLLSSDLPIGLHPSGFERTSGSIVLEPGDVLVVVSDGALELWDSTLAALSRLGALWREEPDIDAFLARVRARAVEHDPGDDLTVVVLARD; this comes from the coding sequence ATGCACCAGGGGACCTCACCAACCTCCGCCGAACGAACCGGATCAGCCCAACGAACCGGATCAGCCGAACGAACCGGATCGGCCGAACCGGCCGGATCAGCCGAACCCGACAGATCCGCCGAACCGACCGCGCCGGTCGGCCCAGCCGCGTCGGCCACGCCGGTCACACCGGAGGCCGCGCGACGCGCGGCCCTCGTCGCGGCGCTCGACGTCGTCGAGGGCGGCGCCGAGGAGCGCTTCGACCGCATCACCCGGATCGCCCGCGAGGCGTTCGGCGTCTCGGGCTCGTTCCTCAACCTCGCCGGCACCGACGTCCTGACGATCCACTCGCAGCAGAGCGACCAGTTCTTCGGCCCGACGATCCCGCTGCACGACACCTTCTGCGGGCGCACGCTGTCCGAGTCCGGCCCCGTCGTGGTCCCCGACGCCCGGGCCGACGAGCGCTACGCCGACATGCCCATGGTGGTCGACGACCCCAACGTCCGGTTCTACGCCGGTGTCCCGCTCCGCGTCGGCGACGAGGCCGTCAAGGTCGGCACGCTCTGCCTGGTCGACCCGGCACCGCGCACGCTCGACCCCGACGACCTCGCCCTGCTCGAGGAGCTCGGGGTCTGGGCGGAGCGCGAGCTCGCCGCGGGCGCCGACGAGGACCGGCTCCGCGACGTCCTGGCGAACCTGCAGCCGACGCCGATCAGCGTGCCCGGCTACCGCATCGGCGGCATGTCCGTCCCGCACGGCGTGGTCTCCGGCGACCTGCACGACTGGCGCCGGAGCGGGGACGACCTGCACGTCACCGTCGCCGACGTGATGGGGAAGGGCATGTCCGCGGGACTCCTCGCCGCGACGATCCGTGGTGCCCTCCTCGCGCGGCCCGGTGCCGACCCGGAGCACGTGGTCGCCGCCCTCGACGAGCAGGTCGCGCCGGACCTCGGTCGCGCGGGCTCGTTCGCGACGATGTTCCACGCCCGCCTGGCACCTGCGACCGGACAGCTCGACTTCGTCGACGCCGGCCACGGGCTGGTCCTGCAGATGCGCGCCGACGGTGGCGAGCGGACCCTCCTGTCGAGCGACCTGCCGATCGGCCTGCACCCGTCCGGCTTCGAGCGGACGTCGGGGTCGATCGTGCTCGAGCCCGGTGACGTGCTCGTCGTCGTGAGCGACGGCGCGCTCGAGCTCTGGGACTCGACGCTCGCCGCGCTGTCGCGACTCGGTGCGCTCTGGCGCGAGGAGCCCGACATCGACGCGTTCCTCGCCCGCGTGCGGGCCCGTGCCGTCGAGCACGACCCGGGCGACGACCTGACCGTGGTGGTGCTGGCGCGCGACTGA
- a CDS encoding phosphoribosylaminoimidazolesuccinocarboxamide synthase, producing the protein MTAAAELSGWRHVSSGKVRELYVPEGTADVASATELLLVASDRVSAYDFALEPPIPGKGELLTRLARHWFDLLADVPNHLVPDDAGGTPVPAEVAARSMHVLPLDMFPVECVVRGYLVGSGWAEYRESGSVCGVALPPGLSEGDRLPEPIYTPAYKAPQGEHDENISYEQTVELVGAEDAATLRDLSLRVYAEAAAIALEHDVVIADTKFEFGRDADGVVRIADEVLTSDSSRYWDARSGNRTDSFDKQIVRDWLSAHWDRQGTPPVLPDEIVTRTALRYRELIERLGA; encoded by the coding sequence GTGACCGCCGCTGCCGAGCTGTCCGGTTGGCGGCACGTCTCCTCGGGCAAGGTCCGCGAGCTCTACGTCCCGGAGGGCACCGCGGACGTGGCGAGCGCCACCGAACTCCTGCTCGTGGCCTCGGACCGGGTGAGCGCCTACGACTTCGCGCTCGAACCCCCGATCCCGGGCAAGGGCGAACTGCTCACCCGGCTCGCGCGCCACTGGTTCGACCTGCTCGCCGACGTCCCGAACCACCTCGTCCCGGACGACGCCGGCGGCACACCCGTGCCCGCCGAGGTCGCCGCGCGGTCGATGCACGTGCTGCCGCTCGACATGTTCCCGGTCGAGTGCGTGGTCCGCGGGTACCTGGTCGGCAGCGGCTGGGCCGAGTACCGCGAGTCCGGCAGCGTCTGCGGCGTCGCACTCCCCCCGGGCCTGTCCGAGGGCGACCGCCTGCCGGAGCCGATCTACACGCCCGCGTACAAGGCGCCGCAGGGCGAGCACGACGAGAACATCTCGTACGAGCAGACCGTCGAGCTCGTCGGCGCCGAGGACGCGGCGACGCTCCGCGACCTGTCGCTGCGGGTCTACGCCGAGGCCGCGGCGATCGCGCTCGAGCACGACGTGGTCATCGCCGACACGAAGTTCGAGTTCGGCCGCGACGCCGACGGGGTCGTCCGGATCGCCGACGAGGTTCTCACGAGCGACTCGAGCCGCTACTGGGACGCCCGCTCCGGGAACCGCACCGACTCGTTCGACAAGCAGATCGTGCGCGACTGGCTCAGCGCGCACTGGGACCGGCAGGGCACCCCGCCGGTGCTGCCCGACGAGATCGTGACGCGGACGGCCCTGCGGTACCGGGAGCTCATCGAGCGCCTGGGCGCCTGA
- the purD gene encoding phosphoribosylamine--glycine ligase translates to MRILVLGSGAREHAITTALLAEQAGHVITVAPGNAGIAADVETVSLDPTNGALVAEYAIENGVDLVVVGPEAPLIAGVADPLRTRGIPVFGPGKAAAQLEGSKAFAKRIMAEAGVPTGRPVYAGTVDEAVAAIDELGAPYVVKADGLAAGKGVLVTEDRQAAVDHATYWLQHGGVVVEEFLDGEEVSLFFLSDGHDVRALSPAQDHKRLGDGDTGPNTGGMGAYSPLPWLTERWASERAFVDEVTDLVALPTVRRLEHEGTPFVGLLYCGLIVTEQGVRVIEFNARFGDPETQVVLPRLVTPLSELLSAAATGQLANAPEPAFRDDVAVTVVLASEGYPENPVTGRVITGVDAANAREGVSVAHAATGVLDDELVATGGRVLSVVATGSSFAEARERAYAGIGDIALEGAQFRTDIAAKVAR, encoded by the coding sequence GTGCGAATCCTCGTCCTCGGTTCCGGTGCCCGCGAGCACGCCATCACGACGGCCCTCCTCGCCGAGCAGGCCGGACACGTCATCACGGTGGCCCCCGGCAACGCCGGCATCGCCGCCGACGTCGAGACCGTGTCCCTCGACCCCACGAACGGCGCGCTCGTCGCCGAGTACGCGATCGAGAACGGCGTCGACCTCGTCGTCGTCGGGCCCGAGGCGCCGCTCATCGCGGGCGTCGCCGATCCCCTGCGCACCCGGGGCATCCCGGTGTTCGGCCCCGGCAAGGCCGCCGCGCAGCTCGAGGGCTCGAAGGCCTTCGCGAAGCGCATCATGGCCGAGGCCGGTGTGCCGACCGGGCGTCCGGTGTACGCCGGCACCGTCGACGAGGCCGTCGCGGCCATCGACGAGCTCGGCGCACCCTACGTCGTCAAGGCGGACGGCCTCGCCGCGGGCAAGGGCGTCCTCGTGACCGAGGACCGCCAGGCCGCCGTCGACCACGCGACGTACTGGTTGCAGCACGGCGGCGTCGTGGTCGAGGAGTTCCTCGACGGCGAAGAGGTCTCGTTGTTCTTCCTCAGCGACGGGCACGACGTCCGCGCGCTGAGCCCCGCGCAGGACCACAAGCGCCTGGGCGACGGCGACACCGGGCCGAACACGGGCGGCATGGGCGCGTACTCGCCGCTGCCGTGGCTGACCGAGCGGTGGGCCTCCGAGCGGGCGTTCGTCGACGAGGTCACCGACCTGGTCGCGCTGCCCACCGTCCGCCGGCTCGAGCACGAGGGCACGCCCTTCGTCGGCCTGCTGTACTGCGGCCTGATCGTCACCGAGCAGGGCGTCCGGGTGATCGAGTTCAACGCACGCTTCGGCGACCCCGAGACCCAGGTGGTCCTCCCCCGCCTCGTGACGCCGCTGAGCGAGCTCTTGTCCGCCGCGGCGACCGGGCAGCTCGCGAACGCCCCCGAGCCCGCGTTCCGCGACGACGTCGCCGTGACGGTCGTCCTCGCGAGCGAGGGCTACCCGGAGAACCCGGTGACCGGTCGCGTGATCACCGGTGTCGACGCCGCGAACGCGCGCGAGGGCGTCTCGGTCGCGCACGCCGCCACCGGGGTGCTCGACGACGAGCTCGTCGCGACCGGCGGGCGGGTGCTCAGCGTCGTCGCGACCGGGTCCTCGTTCGCCGAGGCCCGCGAGCGCGCCTACGCCGGGATCGGCGACATCGCGCTCGAGGGCGCGCAGTTCCGCACCGACATCGCCGCGAAGGTCGCCCGGTGA
- a CDS encoding sterol carrier family protein, with the protein MPPRRIEDAEGRAALAAVQQGSTVRSDVATAVRWTLQRLADDVPGNSVEVRVPPFAAVQAVPGPRHTRGTPPNVVEMDATTWLALATGDLRWADAVGTARVSASGSRADLAAFLPVRVAA; encoded by the coding sequence ATGCCACCGCGGAGGATCGAGGACGCCGAGGGGCGCGCGGCGCTCGCCGCCGTGCAGCAGGGCTCGACCGTGCGGAGCGACGTCGCGACCGCCGTCCGCTGGACGTTGCAGCGGCTCGCCGACGATGTCCCCGGCAACAGCGTCGAGGTGCGGGTCCCGCCGTTCGCCGCGGTGCAGGCGGTCCCCGGTCCCCGGCACACCCGCGGGACCCCGCCGAACGTCGTCGAGATGGACGCGACGACCTGGCTCGCCCTGGCGACCGGCGACCTGCGCTGGGCCGACGCGGTCGGGACGGCACGTGTCAGTGCCTCCGGCTCGCGGGCCGACCTGGCGGCGTTCCTGCCGGTGCGGGTCGCGGCCTGA
- a CDS encoding LuxR family transcriptional regulator, whose amino-acid sequence MSDGRVGPVSRTPTTSDTTSDHEGRRPVHGRTADDARRPGIPARVPWPIVQRREEDRAVSVVAEHRWSVALVGAPGLGKTSTAARVTDRVARRDPSGRTVVVPITAVASGRAMPFGAVADRFGELPEALAELVDDAAAAQRLRETTDLADRDVLLRVDDADHLDAISARYVAWLVRDQGARLVLTCRDFSALSDPLRALWQDDLLERIDLAPLDLQETGDLVASALGAQLETASTERVHRATAGNPLYLREVVRAALASGALEQTASGWYWRGRVTASRSLADMYRTELGALPEDLRDVVDIVALADPIPLGRLLRLVSGGDVDRVVGLGLVTIETGEDCTRVARPSHPLVGEVVRSLVPVARRSALFARANAFRADQSEGAPPAARLRAALWALDCGILPPVAQLLDATEIAVRLQEQESATALASAALGTALTARERVTAHVLRSIAFSYSTGREAGRVDAEAAWRLARTRPAEVGDTMVVEACETLANIRQFHDDDVLAAVALTETAAGLVGPETAERLRLLRLAHLGWGGRFEAVRDEVERSGVLEQPTIPVAFLCVAPCAVMALGTAGRLDDALALGRRALATAVEHVEEAPWSVGEVVSVLHQVQVWRGDVATMLTEIPVRRASPFLKYDFTLELIGVGNQALGSRRWDDAVTAFSAACERYDVADHGGFAAYPWARLAMALAYAGRADEAAVALDRARTTPLRAMRITGEQVAMSIAWTEAVLGLPAGLQHADDIIERSTATGAWVHVMYGQALHYTNDMMNGRDVTGSLARMRAAAARVDGPLAAAIVEYADAVRSRDKGRLVAAQATLATHGMAVSAGRFKPPLTHREYEVAQLAAQGLSNRRIAESLGLSVRTIDAHVSRVFSKWDLHGRSELAEMLGPR is encoded by the coding sequence ATGTCCGACGGCCGGGTCGGTCCGGTGTCCCGGACACCGACGACGAGCGACACGACGAGCGACCACGAGGGGAGGCGACCGGTGCACGGACGGACCGCTGACGACGCCCGGCGCCCGGGGATCCCCGCGCGCGTGCCGTGGCCGATCGTGCAGCGCCGCGAGGAGGACCGTGCGGTGTCGGTCGTGGCGGAGCACCGCTGGAGCGTCGCACTGGTCGGCGCCCCCGGCCTCGGCAAGACCTCGACCGCCGCCCGGGTCACCGACCGGGTCGCCCGTCGCGACCCCTCCGGCCGCACCGTCGTCGTCCCGATCACCGCCGTCGCCTCGGGGCGTGCGATGCCCTTCGGTGCTGTCGCCGACCGCTTCGGGGAGCTCCCCGAGGCCCTCGCCGAGCTGGTGGACGACGCCGCGGCGGCACAGCGGCTCCGCGAGACGACCGACCTGGCGGACCGCGACGTCCTGCTCCGGGTCGACGATGCGGACCACCTCGACGCGATCTCCGCGCGCTACGTCGCGTGGCTCGTCCGCGACCAGGGTGCCCGGCTCGTCCTGACCTGCCGGGACTTCTCGGCACTGTCCGACCCGCTGCGCGCGCTGTGGCAGGACGACCTGCTCGAGCGCATCGACCTCGCGCCGCTCGACCTGCAGGAGACCGGCGACCTCGTGGCGAGCGCCCTCGGTGCCCAGCTCGAGACCGCGTCGACGGAACGCGTGCACCGCGCGACGGCCGGCAACCCGCTCTACCTGCGCGAGGTGGTCCGCGCCGCCCTCGCGTCGGGCGCCCTCGAGCAGACCGCGTCCGGGTGGTACTGGCGCGGCCGGGTCACGGCGTCGAGGAGCCTGGCGGACATGTACCGCACCGAGCTCGGCGCCCTGCCCGAGGACCTGCGCGACGTGGTCGACATCGTCGCGCTCGCCGACCCGATCCCGCTCGGACGCCTGCTCCGGCTCGTGTCCGGCGGCGACGTCGACCGGGTCGTGGGGCTCGGTCTCGTGACCATCGAGACCGGCGAGGACTGCACGCGGGTCGCGAGGCCCTCGCACCCGCTCGTCGGCGAGGTCGTCCGATCCCTGGTCCCGGTCGCCCGGCGCAGCGCCCTGTTCGCGCGCGCCAACGCCTTCCGCGCCGACCAGTCCGAGGGGGCACCGCCCGCCGCCCGGCTCCGCGCGGCACTGTGGGCCCTCGACTGCGGGATCCTGCCCCCGGTGGCGCAGCTGCTCGACGCGACGGAGATCGCCGTCCGCCTGCAGGAGCAGGAGAGCGCGACGGCGCTGGCGTCGGCCGCGCTCGGCACCGCCCTGACCGCCCGGGAGCGGGTCACCGCGCACGTGCTGCGCTCGATCGCGTTCTCGTACAGCACCGGGCGCGAGGCCGGGCGGGTGGACGCCGAGGCCGCGTGGCGGCTCGCCCGGACCCGACCGGCCGAGGTCGGCGACACGATGGTGGTCGAGGCCTGCGAGACGCTGGCGAACATCCGCCAGTTCCACGACGACGACGTGCTCGCCGCGGTCGCGCTGACCGAGACCGCGGCCGGGCTCGTCGGACCGGAGACCGCCGAGCGCCTGCGTCTGCTCCGCCTGGCACACCTCGGCTGGGGCGGCCGGTTCGAGGCCGTCCGCGACGAGGTCGAGCGCTCGGGCGTCCTCGAGCAGCCCACGATCCCGGTCGCGTTCCTGTGCGTGGCCCCCTGCGCCGTGATGGCACTCGGCACCGCGGGGCGGCTCGACGACGCCCTCGCACTGGGCCGGCGCGCGCTGGCGACCGCGGTCGAGCACGTCGAGGAGGCGCCGTGGAGCGTCGGCGAGGTCGTGTCGGTCCTGCACCAGGTGCAGGTCTGGCGCGGTGACGTCGCGACGATGCTCACCGAGATCCCCGTCCGGCGTGCGAGCCCGTTCCTGAAGTACGACTTCACCCTCGAACTCATCGGCGTCGGCAACCAGGCGCTCGGCAGCCGGCGGTGGGACGACGCCGTGACCGCCTTCTCGGCCGCGTGCGAGCGGTACGACGTCGCCGACCACGGCGGGTTCGCGGCCTACCCGTGGGCACGCCTGGCGATGGCGCTCGCGTACGCCGGACGCGCCGACGAGGCCGCCGTCGCGCTCGACCGTGCCCGCACGACGCCGCTCCGCGCGATGCGCATCACCGGGGAGCAGGTCGCGATGTCGATCGCGTGGACCGAGGCGGTGCTCGGGCTCCCGGCGGGACTGCAGCACGCGGACGACATCATCGAGCGCTCGACGGCGACCGGCGCCTGGGTGCACGTGATGTACGGGCAGGCGTTGCACTACACGAACGACATGATGAACGGGCGCGACGTGACGGGGTCGCTCGCCCGGATGCGCGCCGCCGCCGCACGGGTGGACGGGCCGCTCGCCGCGGCGATCGTCGAGTACGCCGACGCCGTCCGGTCCCGCGACAAGGGTCGGCTCGTCGCCGCGCAGGCCACCCTCGCGACGCACGGCATGGCGGTCTCGGCGGGACGGTTCAAGCCGCCGCTGACGCACCGGGAGTACGAGGTCGCCCAGCTGGCGGCGCAGGGGCTGAGCAACCGGCGCATCGCGGAGTCGCTCGGCCTGTCGGTCCGGACGATCGACGCCCACGTGTCGCGGGTGTTCTCGAAGTGGGACCTGCACGGGCGGTCGGAGCTCGCCGAGATGCTCGGACCGCGCTGA